Proteins from a single region of Pseudomonas sp. 10S4:
- a CDS encoding NUDIX domain-containing protein — translation MANTADRVNIIESQVLSHDWYLLKKITFDYQRNNGEWQRQTREVYDRGNGAAILLFNREKRTVVLTRQFRLPVFVNGHDGLLIEVAAGLLEGAAPEERIRAEAEEETGYRVHHVQKVFESYMSPGSVTEKLHFFIAEYDAASKVSDGGGLEDETEELEVLEWKFDEALEAFYRGEICDAKTIMLLQYAAMKNLFAQS, via the coding sequence ATGGCAAATACAGCCGATAGGGTCAACATCATCGAATCACAGGTGTTGTCCCACGACTGGTACCTGCTGAAGAAAATCACCTTCGACTACCAGCGCAATAACGGCGAGTGGCAGCGCCAGACCCGTGAGGTCTATGACCGTGGCAATGGTGCGGCGATTCTGCTGTTTAACCGCGAGAAAAGAACTGTCGTGCTGACACGTCAGTTTCGGCTGCCGGTTTTCGTCAACGGCCACGATGGTTTGCTGATTGAAGTGGCGGCGGGGTTGCTCGAAGGCGCGGCACCTGAAGAGCGCATCCGCGCTGAAGCTGAAGAGGAAACCGGCTATCGCGTTCACCACGTGCAAAAGGTCTTCGAGTCCTACATGAGCCCCGGCTCAGTCACCGAAAAACTGCACTTCTTCATCGCCGAATATGACGCAGCATCGAAAGTCAGCGATGGCGGTGGGCTGGAAGACGAGACTGAAGAGCTTGAAGTGCTGGAGTGGAAGTTCGACGAGGCGCTTGAGGCGTTTTATCGCGGCGAGATCTGCGATGCGAAGACCATCATGCTGTTGCAGTATGCGGCGATGAAAAACCTCTTCGCCCAATCCTGA
- a CDS encoding YoaK family protein: MLPSASTHRASPGHLHIQKWRGRIGMSLVATLSVLAGMTDAIGFMASGDFVSFMSGNTTRLAVAISDGDLGLTVRLLILVATFIVGNALGIVVSRLGGRRALPLLLCIATLLCGAAAWPYDEQLPALLAAIISMGMLNAAVEEVNGLPVGLTYVTGALSRFGRGLGRWMLGERRNGWRVQLIPWSGMFAGAILGAVLEHHLGLKSLFVSGLLAGAVGLLSLKIPRRWQLGYMPR, from the coding sequence ATGCTGCCATCTGCCTCCACTCACCGCGCCAGCCCTGGCCATCTGCATATCCAGAAATGGCGCGGACGCATCGGCATGTCGCTGGTGGCTACACTTTCAGTACTCGCCGGCATGACCGACGCCATTGGCTTCATGGCCAGCGGCGACTTCGTGTCCTTCATGAGCGGTAACACCACTCGTCTCGCCGTGGCCATCAGCGATGGTGACCTCGGCCTGACCGTGCGTTTGTTGATCCTCGTGGCTACGTTTATCGTCGGCAATGCCTTGGGCATTGTCGTCAGCCGACTTGGCGGACGTCGGGCGCTGCCTTTGCTTCTGTGTATCGCCACCCTGCTCTGCGGTGCTGCCGCGTGGCCCTATGACGAGCAACTGCCGGCGCTGCTGGCAGCGATCATCTCCATGGGCATGCTCAATGCTGCGGTGGAAGAAGTGAACGGACTGCCGGTCGGCCTGACCTACGTCACCGGCGCCCTGTCGCGCTTCGGCCGTGGCCTGGGACGCTGGATGCTCGGCGAGCGGCGCAATGGCTGGCGGGTGCAGTTGATTCCCTGGAGCGGCATGTTTGCCGGCGCGATCCTCGGCGCGGTGCTGGAACACCACCTCGGGCTCAAGTCCCTGTTTGTCAGCGGCCTGCTGGCCGGGGCGGTGGGGTTGCTGTCGCTGAAGATTCCCCGGCGCTGGCAGTTGGGTTACATGCCGCGCTGA
- the ggt gene encoding gamma-glutamyltransferase: protein MTFEPFAKSLIATSLALSCLSAYAASVAPVAAENGMVVTAQHLATHVGVDELKNGGNAVDAAVAVAYALAVVYPAAGNLGGGGFMTIQLADGRKTFLDFREKAPLAATANMYLDKDGNVVPDLSTRGHLAVGVPGTVSGMELALSKYGTKPRKEVIAPAIKFAEEGFVLEQGDVDLLETATDVFKKDMRDSGSIFLSNGEPMQVGQKLVQKDLGKTLREISEKGADGFYKGWVADAIVTSSQANKGIITQADLDKYKTRELAPVECDYRGYHVVSAPPPSSGGVVICEIMNILDGYPMKDLGYHSAQGMHYQIEAMRHAYVDRNSYLGDPDFVKNPIAHLLDKNYATKLRAAIEPQKAGVSREIKPGVAPHEGSNTTHFSIVDKWGNAVSMTYTLNDWFGAGVMASKTGVILNDEMDDFTSKIGVPNMYGLVQGEANAIAPGKAPLSSMSPTIVTKDGKVVMVVGTPGGSRIITATLLTILNVIDYGMNIQEAVDAPRFHQQWLPEETNLETFTTSPDTVKILESWGHKFAKPQDANHVAAILVGAPSLGGKPVGKNRFYGANDPRRNTGLSLGY, encoded by the coding sequence ATGACGTTCGAACCTTTTGCCAAATCGCTGATAGCGACCTCATTGGCGCTCAGTTGCCTCAGTGCTTACGCCGCCTCCGTGGCCCCGGTTGCAGCCGAAAACGGCATGGTGGTCACCGCCCAGCATCTGGCCACTCACGTGGGCGTGGATGAACTCAAGAACGGCGGCAACGCCGTAGATGCCGCCGTCGCGGTCGCCTATGCGCTGGCGGTGGTTTATCCCGCGGCGGGCAACCTGGGCGGCGGTGGTTTCATGACCATTCAACTGGCGGACGGGCGCAAGACCTTCCTCGATTTCCGCGAAAAAGCCCCGCTGGCGGCCACCGCCAACATGTATCTGGACAAGGACGGCAATGTCGTCCCGGACCTGAGCACCCGTGGCCACTTGGCCGTGGGCGTGCCGGGCACTGTGTCCGGCATGGAGCTGGCCCTGAGCAAATACGGCACCAAACCTCGCAAGGAAGTGATCGCCCCGGCGATCAAGTTCGCCGAAGAAGGCTTCGTGCTGGAGCAGGGAGATGTCGATCTGCTGGAAACCGCGACTGACGTGTTCAAGAAGGACATGCGCGATTCGGGTTCGATCTTCCTGAGTAACGGCGAGCCGATGCAAGTCGGGCAGAAGCTGGTGCAAAAAGACCTGGGCAAAACCCTGCGGGAGATCTCCGAGAAGGGCGCCGACGGTTTCTATAAAGGTTGGGTGGCCGACGCGATCGTCACGTCCAGCCAGGCCAACAAAGGCATCATCACCCAGGCCGACCTCGATAAATACAAGACCCGTGAACTGGCCCCGGTGGAGTGCGATTATCGCGGCTACCACGTGGTCTCGGCGCCACCGCCAAGCTCCGGCGGCGTGGTGATTTGCGAGATCATGAACATCCTCGACGGCTACCCGATGAAAGACTTGGGCTACCACTCGGCCCAAGGCATGCATTATCAGATTGAAGCGATGCGCCACGCCTATGTGGACCGCAACAGCTACCTCGGCGACCCGGACTTCGTGAAAAATCCGATCGCCCACCTGCTCGACAAAAACTACGCGACCAAACTGCGCGCCGCCATCGAACCGCAAAAGGCTGGCGTGTCCCGCGAGATCAAACCTGGCGTAGCGCCGCATGAGGGCAGCAACACCACGCACTTCTCCATCGTCGACAAGTGGGGCAACGCGGTGTCGATGACCTACACCCTCAACGACTGGTTCGGCGCCGGCGTCATGGCCAGCAAAACCGGGGTGATCCTCAACGATGAAATGGACGACTTCACTTCGAAAATCGGCGTGCCAAACATGTACGGCCTGGTGCAAGGCGAGGCCAATGCCATCGCGCCCGGCAAGGCGCCGTTGTCGTCGATGAGCCCGACCATCGTCACCAAGGACGGCAAAGTGGTCATGGTCGTCGGCACCCCTGGAGGTAGCCGCATCATCACCGCGACCTTGCTGACCATCCTCAACGTGATCGACTACGGCATGAACATTCAGGAAGCCGTGGATGCGCCGCGTTTCCACCAGCAGTGGTTGCCGGAAGAGACCAACCTGGAGACCTTCACCACCAGTCCGGATACGGTGAAGATCCTCGAAAGTTGGGGGCATAAATTTGCCAAGCCACAGGATGCCAATCATGTGGCGGCGATTCTGGTCGGGGCACCTTCGCTGGGAGGCAAGCCGGTGGGCAAGAATCGCTTCTATGGGGCGAATGATCCACGCAGGAATACCGGGTTGTCGTTGGGTTACTGA
- a CDS encoding hemerythrin domain-containing protein, with product MNIFEALRESHDRQRSYADALIQTSGDTPERTEAYKRLKSELQAHETAEERYFYIPLMEFDNGVDLSRHAISEHHEMDEMMETLDETQMSDPTWLVTAKKLSEKVHHHLKEEEQKFFQMAGKLLDEKQKESLAGQYEKEYKAQLS from the coding sequence ATGAACATTTTCGAAGCCTTGCGCGAAAGCCACGACCGCCAGCGCAGCTATGCCGACGCGCTGATCCAGACCAGCGGTGACACCCCGGAACGGACCGAGGCCTACAAACGGCTTAAATCCGAGCTCCAGGCCCACGAAACCGCGGAAGAACGGTATTTCTACATTCCGCTGATGGAGTTCGACAACGGAGTCGATCTGAGCCGTCATGCCATTTCCGAACACCATGAAATGGACGAAATGATGGAGACGCTGGATGAGACACAGATGTCTGATCCGACGTGGCTGGTGACGGCGAAAAAGTTGTCCGAAAAGGTCCATCACCACCTCAAGGAAGAAGAGCAGAAGTTCTTCCAGATGGCCGGCAAACTGCTTGATGAAAAACAGAAAGAATCCCTGGCCGGCCAATATGAGAAGGAATACAAGGCTCAACTTTCCTGA
- a CDS encoding lytic polysaccharide monooxygenase auxiliary activity family 9 protein — translation MNKPQTQSQLRHGRVTSPSSRGAVAVEQGLLGNWQVNEMEGGKNFPSLVAGPFPAPYQTDTASDVPPADGYILSGGKVDARDCINFTNEELSKKLNRPFAWPLLNVEPGQTFKVTWEYTAPHVTRGYSWFITKDGWDPKQRISRAQLEPKSFFDDFYTQVPYYSHSEEMKAKVNHEVKLPGNKSGHHVIVLVWIVANTGNAFYQAFDVDFK, via the coding sequence ATGAACAAACCACAGACCCAATCACAACTGCGACACGGTCGTGTCACATCCCCTTCCAGCCGCGGCGCGGTGGCCGTCGAGCAGGGGCTGCTGGGTAACTGGCAGGTCAATGAAATGGAAGGTGGCAAGAACTTCCCGTCGTTGGTCGCCGGCCCGTTCCCGGCACCGTATCAAACCGACACGGCCAGCGACGTGCCACCTGCCGACGGTTATATCCTCAGTGGCGGCAAGGTCGACGCCCGTGACTGCATCAACTTCACCAACGAGGAACTGAGCAAAAAGCTCAACCGTCCGTTCGCCTGGCCACTGCTGAATGTCGAGCCGGGCCAGACCTTCAAAGTCACCTGGGAATACACCGCTCCCCACGTCACTCGTGGCTACAGCTGGTTTATCACCAAGGATGGCTGGGACCCGAAACAGCGCATCAGCCGTGCGCAACTGGAGCCGAAATCGTTTTTCGACGACTTCTACACCCAGGTTCCGTACTACAGCCATTCCGAAGAAATGAAGGCCAAGGTCAACCACGAAGTGAAATTGCCGGGCAATAAAAGCGGCCATCACGTGATCGTGCTGGTGTGGATCGTGGCCAACACCGGCAACGCCTTCTATCAAGCGTTCGACGTGGACTTCAAGTAA
- a CDS encoding DUF6388 family protein produces the protein MAATEQQHEQALKKFLDERPELRHELDNLNPLLAQAKGETAAEYRDERLHEAFEAEAERLGLFAWELTLQLTAPTAEDYQTQRLEVHKEVAEMAGMDWLEYCELYGLSK, from the coding sequence ATGGCAGCCACCGAACAGCAACACGAGCAGGCGCTGAAGAAGTTTCTCGATGAGCGCCCGGAACTGCGTCACGAGCTCGACAACCTCAACCCGTTGCTCGCCCAGGCCAAGGGTGAAACTGCGGCCGAGTACCGCGACGAGCGCTTGCACGAAGCCTTCGAAGCCGAGGCCGAGCGCCTGGGATTGTTTGCCTGGGAGCTGACCCTGCAACTGACCGCACCCACTGCCGAGGACTACCAGACCCAGCGTCTGGAAGTGCACAAGGAAGTGGCCGAGATGGCCGGCATGGACTGGCTGGAGTATTGCGAGTTATATGGGTTGAGTAAGTGA
- a CDS encoding Fic family protein, whose product MKKAPVLKGRFDPVFDLLAQSPHKERLPDYLALLKPLDDLGRYLPFDELRYRWAPGLDSNLCWALVKKARIAQYSALLPLGEPVQCGKFVCTPLAQKAISAVDRQATTAALEYMTSQIGEHAHFSYLLNDLIEDEAISSSQLEGAATTTRVAKDMLKRKRLPRTPDERMVIGNYKMMNFAWEKRDEPLSEALIAAIHRVGVEGINDEQYSPATFRKNDEVVVQDGEGNTVHTPPPAAGLASRLQVLSSWINQSHNAPTHPDYIHPLIKAIALHFALGYEHPFRDGNGRVARALFYWFMFKNDFSAFRYIAISILLRNAPVKYGRSYLHTEADDLDLTYFIDFQCSVILRAVTGFTEAYRKSLAYTADFDRWLMASGLFDQFTEKQRAVYQVAKSGMAKEFTAVNVKENLDCSYNTASATLNGLVELKVFEKRKMGREWVFFLRAVP is encoded by the coding sequence ATGAAAAAGGCCCCCGTCCTGAAGGGCAGGTTCGATCCGGTATTTGACCTGTTGGCGCAATCACCCCACAAGGAACGCCTCCCGGATTACCTGGCTCTGCTCAAGCCTCTGGATGATCTGGGGCGCTACCTTCCTTTTGATGAGTTGCGTTATCGCTGGGCGCCGGGGCTGGATTCGAACTTGTGCTGGGCCTTGGTCAAGAAGGCCAGGATTGCGCAATACTCCGCCCTGTTGCCATTGGGTGAGCCTGTCCAGTGCGGCAAGTTCGTGTGTACGCCGCTCGCGCAAAAGGCCATTTCGGCCGTCGACCGCCAAGCCACGACCGCGGCGCTGGAGTACATGACCAGTCAGATTGGTGAGCACGCGCACTTCAGCTATCTACTCAACGATCTGATCGAAGACGAAGCCATCAGCAGTAGCCAATTGGAAGGGGCGGCAACCACCACCCGCGTGGCCAAGGACATGCTTAAACGCAAGCGCCTGCCGCGTACGCCGGATGAGCGAATGGTCATCGGCAACTACAAGATGATGAATTTTGCCTGGGAAAAACGCGATGAGCCCTTGAGCGAAGCATTGATCGCGGCAATCCATCGGGTAGGGGTCGAAGGGATCAATGACGAGCAATACTCGCCGGCGACGTTCAGGAAAAACGATGAAGTTGTGGTGCAGGATGGCGAGGGCAATACGGTTCATACGCCGCCTCCTGCTGCGGGGCTTGCCTCTCGCTTGCAGGTGCTTTCGAGTTGGATCAACCAATCCCACAACGCCCCCACTCACCCGGACTACATTCATCCTTTGATCAAAGCCATCGCACTGCATTTCGCCTTGGGTTATGAGCATCCTTTTCGCGATGGCAACGGCCGAGTCGCTCGGGCTCTGTTTTATTGGTTCATGTTCAAGAATGATTTTTCAGCCTTTCGCTACATAGCCATCAGCATCTTGCTGCGCAATGCACCGGTGAAATACGGGCGCTCGTATCTGCACACCGAAGCTGACGATCTGGACCTGACTTACTTTATCGATTTCCAGTGTTCAGTCATCTTGCGAGCCGTCACTGGTTTTACCGAGGCCTATCGAAAAAGTCTGGCGTACACCGCGGATTTTGATCGATGGCTGATGGCGTCAGGTTTATTTGACCAGTTCACCGAAAAGCAACGAGCCGTCTACCAAGTGGCCAAAAGTGGCATGGCCAAAGAGTTTACGGCGGTCAATGTGAAGGAGAATCTGGACTGCTCTTACAACACCGCCTCGGCCACCCTGAACGGGCTGGTCGAGTTGAAGGTGTTCGAGAAGCGCAAGATGGGGCGAGAGTGGGTGTTCTTCCTGCGCGCTGTCCCGTAG
- a CDS encoding GNAT family N-acetyltransferase produces MTLHVEWSPNPTNEEREAILAPLRAYNAAQAGPANPQPFALLVRDDHGEILGGLYGRVFYQWLFIELLSVPEQARGQGMGSRLMNMAEELAREKECVGIWLDTFDFQAPAFYKKLGYSELGHIADYPPGHQRFFLQKRLMNID; encoded by the coding sequence ATGACGTTGCACGTCGAATGGTCGCCAAACCCCACCAACGAAGAGCGCGAGGCCATCCTTGCACCGTTGCGCGCCTATAACGCGGCGCAAGCCGGGCCAGCCAACCCGCAACCGTTCGCCTTACTGGTGCGCGACGACCACGGCGAGATTCTCGGCGGGCTCTACGGCCGGGTGTTTTACCAATGGTTGTTCATCGAATTACTGTCGGTACCGGAACAGGCCCGGGGACAGGGCATGGGCTCCAGGCTGATGAACATGGCCGAAGAGCTGGCCCGAGAGAAGGAATGCGTGGGGATCTGGCTCGACACCTTCGACTTCCAGGCGCCAGCGTTTTACAAGAAGCTCGGTTATAGCGAATTGGGCCACATCGCGGACTATCCGCCGGGGCACCAGCGCTTCTTCTTACAGAAACGCCTGATGAATATCGACTAA